The genomic segment GGTCACCTTCAACGTGGTGATCGTGGTCGTTGCCGCGGTCGTCGCGATCTTCCGGTTCGGCCCCAACGCGTTCTAGCGCGGGCGCCTGAACTTCACGTCGATACGTCGAATGCGCGGATCGTCAGCGGGGATGTGAAACGTTTCGTAGACGTGCAGAGGCTTCGGTACGCCACGCGAATCCAGAAGGAAGTCGACGAGGACGTTGTCTCCATCCACGGAGAAGTTCTTTTCGCTGATGCCCTTGACCAGCTTGTACTGCGGCCCTGACGTCAGACTTCGCGTGAGGTGAGCTCCGGAGAACCCGGTCTTCAGCCCGGCTTCCTTGCGTACAGCCTTCGGGTGGAACGGGACCGATGCACCATCCCGCGACAGCAGAGCTTGAAGGTACGAATCTGCGATCGCGATGCGCTCGGCGTCCGTGGCTGTCATACATTCACTCCGGTCTTCGCTAGCGGGGCGACGAACTGCTCGAGCAGTCGTCGCTCATCAGTATCGTCGGCGCCCGGCGTGATGAGTAGCGACATGGTCACCCGTATGCACCAACGTGTCAGCTGGACTGCGTGCTCGCTCGGGTGGTCCGACGCGAAGAACGTCAGGGCCAGCGACTCGATCATGGGGGAGGAGTTGGCGATCTCCGCCGCCAAGGCCGGCTCTCCGCTGCGGAACCAAGCCGCCAGGTAATCGGTGGTCCTGACTTCGCGCAGCAGCGCGACGATCATCGCCACCAATCGGTCGGGGGGATCGGTAATCGACTTGACCTCGTCCGAGACCAGCCCGATCAGGCGTACGGCTTCGCGCTGTGCGAATGCGAGGTGCAGATCCTGGCGA from the Aeromicrobium panaciterrae genome contains:
- a CDS encoding helix-turn-helix domain-containing protein, which codes for MTWLREEHSAMAAQNILDAATTLFVERGVNVVGMADVAKAAGCSRQTLYRYFDSRQDLHLAFAQREAVRLIGLVSDEVKSITDPPDRLVAMIVALLREVRTTDYLAAWFRSGEPALAAEIANSSPMIESLALTFFASDHPSEHAVQLTRWCIRVTMSLLITPGADDTDERRLLEQFVAPLAKTGVNV